A window of Syntrophorhabdaceae bacterium genomic DNA:
GGCAAGGCACATCCGTATCCCAAAGACGTGCAAATCAATCACGACTAGCTTTGCCCCGACTGTCTTGTCTTTGCCTGGTTGATGTCGTATTGATTTTTCGTGTATCCCACCACGACTTTGGCCTAACAACTTACAGACTTAACCTAAGATACGTAAGTGGGAATCAATCCTACGACCTGCCACTCGTTGTTCTCTTTTCTAAGAATGAAGTCGTAACCATAGCCACATACATTGCCACAGCCTATACTTACCGAGCAAATTGACCGATTCCCATGGCTCGTAACAAACACGTCAAACATCAATGACGGCAAACCTGGCATATTATTCTTATCCGTTTTGTAGAACCATTCGTTTCCTGTACGCTTCCAGATACGATGGGCTTTTCTGTCAACATAACGATCACTGGCCTCAAGATAAGGAATTCCAAACCTCATGACGGAAAAGATAACCGAGTCTATTCCGAGGGCGGTTTTTGCCTGCGGTGTCTTCCATGGCGTGCGCTTGATGCGAGCCAGGGCGAATTTGACCTCCTCCGGGATGGCGCCCTGATATTTCTCTGCTCTCTTCTCAAGGGCAGCCCTGGCTTGTTCCGGTCTTAACACCGCAAGGGAATAAGCTGCGGTCACGGGTATAATCGATTCCGCACCGAAACGTTCCCCCTCAAGAGCATCAATAAGAAATGGAATGTCCTGAGAAGGTCCCGAGCTAGCCATTGTCAGACAAAAAGCTGCTTTAAAAGAAAGATCATTTGTTCTTGTATACATATCCTGGAATAGTCGCTTTACCTCCGCGCCCCCTATGTATATTAGGCACGATATGGCTATTTCCGAAACTGCTTTTTCTGAGTGGGTGATCGCCTTTGTCAGGATCGGTATGGCACTGCTGCCAAGGTCCAGGGCAATCCTTATCATTTGGGGCTGAGCGGATTCTATTTCCTCTCTGGTATGAGAGGTTGCAGTGAAAAATGCCCTCAGCGTTGAAAGCTCGCTGTCTGATTTGGCGGTACAGTAACAGCAGTTTGGAAAAAACAAAACAAAGAAGACAGCAGTCCAGAAGATTAGCTTGGCGCCCATCTGCAACCGCTTCATGCTTGTCCTCCTTTTCAGATCTTTACGCATGGTGCTATGTCAATCGATAGAAGCCCGTATCGTCCTCCCGGTCGGGGAAGGTATGGGCCGCCGAGCCCATGTAGGGTAAGGCGGCTTTTCCACCAAGGTCATAGGTTAAAGCGCTTAAGCGCAAACCCATTGAATGCTCCTTGACTACCCCGGGATTCCCGTAAGGTATACGGGAAGAACGGCGTGAGTGGACGAACGCGTGGAAGCGGTAAGATGGATGTGCGATGGACTGATGTGTCTTGCTGGCCGAAGACTGTACTGAACGTACGTCTGAAGGCGCAAGGTGCAGCAGGACGCGCAGAGGCGCTTACCCGAACACGCGTTTGTCCAGGCACACAACCCCCGTGGGTTTTAGTATCAGCTGGCATAACCATGACCTCCCGCTCATTAAGAGTCGTTTACGATGTTCTGTGCAGTGCAATCATCGCGATGCAGCACTGATGAGCGATGCCGTACTCGGCGTCAAGGCACCTTCATGATGAGTCGCCAAGGTCTCGCACAACAGTAATCGTTAGAGAAAATTCGATGCCCTTTAAGGTCTGTCCGTCCTCTCTATATTGAACTTTCTAATCCGCACCCGATACAGCCACTTATATATTGCGTTCACTAAAGAGTAATGGTGCTGGGAGAACGGAAATGCCATTTCCAACAAAATATTTTCATACTTAACCGCATCCGCTTCATCCTTGTCGTTTGACTCTGGCCCCTCCAGCCATAGGTGAGACTGCCTCAGGTGACCGACTTCGTGAAACAGAGATGCCGCAAGGAAGACTTTTCCGAAAAGAAAGAAGAAAATCTTATTCCGCAAAACCCCCACGATCCTATGCTCCGCTGCTATCTTTGGCATATCCCCCAGACACTCGTACAAGTAGATCTCAATCAGCGTCCTAAGATTGCCGTTGTTCATTTGCTCGGGGGGGTAGCATGCAGCCGCTACTTTCTTATTCTGCACGTAATGTGGTATTCTATCAAACAATCTTATGACGATTTCGCTCGCCAAGTCCTCCTTTGGCACCAGTCTGACATACTTAGCAAGGTATTTGCGTATAGGGTACTGACGGTGATCTATTGCATAGTCTTCTATCGTTATCAACGCGCCGTTGATTTCGACTGACGCATAGTGTATCAGTCCAGGTTGATCGAGAGGTGATAATTGCACGTTATTGGTATCCATCATACACCCGTTCAATACGCGTTCGGCGGTACGAACCGTTATTAGCCCGCCACGCTACAAAAGCGAGAGGGCGATGACGTACGTTCTTATCACGCTCATTTCTTCTCCGTTGAGCCCCGTATTTTATCTCATCAGCTTACTGTTGTTGCCGCTTCATCAGCGGGTTCTCTTTTTTCTACCCTCGGTGATCTCCTCCAGCATTTCTCTGGTTACCCGTTTCCAATCTTCATTCTTCATTTTCGCGACACTTTCAGTCATGGATCTTACGAGGTCCTTGTCTTTCCGCACATCATAGGTCTTCTGTCGGCTCATTTCTCTGAAAACACAGATTATGTCACGAATCGTCAAATCATCTTGAGTCCGTGATAGCTCTGTCCTCAAGAAATCAACCGCGATTATTCCTTCTTTTGCAAACGGTTCGTCTAGATATATGGTCGGAGGATGCACAACTTGATTTCCACAAATGTATATACTGTACTGGTCTTCAATACTGTAACGATCAAATCTGTCGATCTGTTCTTTTAAAGGCAGTCCGAAGAATGTGTCTATCCAGCCATTGCATTGCTCACTTATGCGCGGCTGACCGGCGATTAGATTGCAATTCACACCAACATACAAAAAGGTAACCATAAGTACCAGTATCAGGTTAGCGCAAAGAGAGCGTGTAGAGAGAAATCCTCCATTGTGCGTCGAAGTCTTTTCTCCTCCGGAACTTCGTCTCATGACTCTCCTCGCATGAGAAAGCTGAAAAGATTCGCTTTATGAAATGACTAAGATGATGGAATGGATTTTTCTATCAGATTTGAAAAAAGGTTGTCAAGAATATTCTTTTTTTGGAGGCGATTAGGGATAGTTGGTAATCTTCGCAGATATTTAGACTATCCGAGAAAAGATACCGATATGGTCGCAGCCAGGTTTTCGGAATACCCGCTCTGTTTGGTGAAGACAGGGCCATCATGGACAGGCCGGCCCCCTTCGTACGGGCCAAGACGCCAACCCCTGTCGAAGTTATCGCATGATTCGATTGTCCTCTGCGAAGCGCGAGTCAATTGCATACTCCGCGACTACTACCGAAATTTCCGGCGCCCACTGAAAATTCCGGTGTGAGGTGGCCTACGGCCTGGAGTGGAAAGATGGATATGCGCCGGGAGGCGCTTTCCCGGTACCAAGCCGTTGGCCGGACACCCACGTTCAAGCACCATCTCTCATAGAACAAATCCTATACCTCAGTCCGATGAAGGGATAGGTTTGGGCTCCTGGATCTTCATCTCCTGATTGCAGCAGGTGAGCGTGCCGTCTGCCGGTTTCGTGCACAGGGCTTCCGTTCCACACACTTCGCATTTATATCGTTTACCAAGCTGAGTCATCCTGTCCTCCCAATCCCTACTTCTTTATCCCCATGGGCTCGCCGCAACAGGTGATGGTGCCATCTCCCCCTCGGGTGATGATCACCTCCGCGCCGCACTTCCCACAGATATACCGTTTCCCTACTTGATTGGCCATTTCAAACCTCCTTTGACGACGCGCGCCCGATTTTCTTCTTTTTCGCCCTGCGCTCCATTTTGAAAACGGGCAAGAATGAGCGAGGATTACCCGCACGCCATTCTTGCCCTTAGTCTCGTTCTCTATTGTTCCTTGGGTATCTTAAGCGTAACGACCACCTTTTCAAATCTCTTGTTCATCTGGTCAAGGGCTTTCTTCGTATCTGCCGAGTTCTTATACACGATGGGAAGCTCCGCCTTCTTCATATAATCGATGAATTCAGGATCATCCATAGCTTTGCGGAATGCATCATCCAGTTTCTTGAGGATGGGGGCGGGCGTTGCGGCCGGGGCATATATGGCGTAGTTCGTCTCTACGACAAAATCGTAGCCCAGCTCTTTTAACGTAGGCACATTCGGGAATGCATTCATTCTCTTATCGCTGTAGACCACGAGCAGTCTGAACTTTCCCTGGTCCGTATATCGCTTCCACGAACTGGCCGCGGTGAACGCAGTTACATGTCCGCCAAGAAGCGGCATGTTCGGGTCTCCTCCTGGAACAGGGATAGCGGTCCACTGGATGTTTTCCTGTTTACCCACATACATCATTGCAAGATGCCAGGGGGTTAATGTCCCCGATGTGCTGTAGGTAACCTTTCCCGGGTTCTTTCGACCATATTCCACCAGGTCCTTGAAGCTCTTAAATGGGGACTCAGTCTGAACGACAAGCCCGCCGTATGGTTCTGCAAACTGCATCACAGGCACCACGTCATCTAATTTGTACGAGAGCTTTCTCACGTGAGGTATCTCCACAAGAGGCGTCTGCGGACAGCTCGCGATCTGGTATCCGTCGGGTTTTGCCTTTGTCAGCAAATCCATGGCCACCGCTCCGGCTCCACCGCCGTTGTTGGTCACCATGATCGGCTGTCCCAGGAACTTCTCTGCTTTGGTGGCGAGGATCCTGGTAGACAGATCCACGGTTCCTCCCACCGCTATGCAGACGGTGAGGTTTATCGGTTTTGTCGGATACTCCTGCGCCATGAGTCCCATAGGTGCTGCAATCATAATCATGACGATGCCAAATGCTGCTATAAATATTCTTGCTCTGGTTGCTGACAGGTCCATACTCTTCCCTCCTTGTTTTCTCCCCTGGGGTTCAACACTAAACACCGGCAGGGGATCGTATCGATTCATGGACGCCTTTCATCCTTATCATAGCCGTAAGAGATGTGCACCCTTTTCGTATTCATTCGCACGGAGAGTTTCGGCGATCATTCTTCCTCCTCGAGCTCGGCCAGGGTGTCCCGCCGCTTCCTGATCTTCGGGAAGATCGTGGAGAGAAGCAAAAACAGGGCGATTCCCAGGGTAACCGCTGAGATCGGACGGGTAAAGAAAATAGTGAAGCTTCCTCCGGACAAAAGCAGTGACTGACGCAGGGCCTGCTCCATGAGCGGCCCTAACACGTAGGCGAGAATAAGCGGTGCGCCCTCATACCTGAACTTTCTCATGAGGTAACCCAGTACCCCGAAGATGAGCATGAGCTTGAGATCAAAAATAGAGCCGGCAACGCTGAAGGTTCCAATCACACAGAAGAGCACGATCAGGGGAAAGAGCAGGTGATAAGGGATCTTCAATACCTGCACCCAAATCCCGATCATGGGCAGGTTCAATACGAGCAGCATCACGTTCCCCACATACATGCTCGCGATGAGCCCCCAGAAGATATCGGGGTGTTCGGCGATGAAGGTCGGTCCCGGTGAAATACCGTGAATCACAAGCGCGGCGAAGAGGAGCGCCATTGTCGCGTTGGGCGGGATGCCGAGAGACATAAGCGGCACGAGCCCACCGCCGCAGCTCGCGTTATTGGCCGATTCAGGCCCCGCCACGCCTTCGATGGCGCCACGGCCGAATTCTTCCGGATGCTTGGAGAGCTTCTTTTCCATGGTATAGGAGAGAAACGTTGTTATGGTTCCGCTCCCGCCGGGAAGAATACCGATGAGAAACCCGATCAAGGTACCCCTGATAATCGCCCATTTGGAATCGGCCCAATCCTTGACGGTCGGCCAGAGGTTTCTCAATTTGGTTTTGTAGGTAACACGCGTTGAGAGCTCCTTTTCGAGATTCTCAAGCACCTCACAAAGGCCGAAAACCCCCATAATGAGCGGAATTACCCCTACCCCGTCTGACAACTCGTTGATGCCGAAAGTGAATCTGGGGAGACCCGATATCATATCGAGCCCCACATTGCCGATCAGGATGCCTAAGGTGGCCATCATGAGAGCCTTCACGATGGAAAATCGGGCCATGTAGGTCACAGTCATCAAACCTGCCACCATCAGGGAAAAGTATTCGGGAAACGAAAAACGCAGGGCGATCTTGGCGAGAGGCTCGGCAATTAGCATAAGAAAGACAACGCTTAACGTCCCGGCGATGAAGGAGCCCCATGCTGCAATGGCAAGCGCCGGTCCTGCCCGTCCTTTGCGGGCCATCTGATATCCGTCGATGCAGGTAACGATACTCGCAGATTCTCCCGGTATGTTGACGAGAATCGATGTGGTTGATCCCCCGTACATTGCGCCGTAAAGAATGCCCGCGAGCATAATGATGCTCGAGGTCGGTGTTACCGCAAAAGTCACCGGGAGGAGAAGGGCGATGGCCGCGGTGGGACCGATACCGGGGAGCACCCCTACGAGCGTTCCGGCCACCACGCCCACAAAGCAGAAGAAAAGGTTTGCGGGTGTACAGGCCACACCAAAGCCCATGAGGAAATTATGGAAGAAACCCACAAGTCACCTCCTAGAAGCTGAACATGCCCGCCGGGAACGGGCACTGAAAGAGCTTGGCAAAGACATAGTAGCTGACAAGGCTGCTCAAGGCCGGAAAGAGGATAAGCAGCCACCAGCGGTATCTTCCGACTATCACAAGAAGGGCCGCCATGAGAAGAAACGTTCCGATGAGATAACCGAGAGATGCAAGAAAGATGATATAGAGAATCACAGCCACCACAACGCCGACCACCCTTCCCAGCAGAAGACCGGCAAAGGGACGTGCGATTTCTTCCTGCTCTTTTCTTTTGGCAAACGATTGCTTAAGAAGGATGAGGGATAGAAAGGCCATTACTCCAGAGGCACAACATGCCATAAAGCCCATCCCGGGATTGCTGAGCGTGCCCACACCCATCCTGAACGATTGAACAAAAACAATCATGGAGAAAAAGAACCAGAAGATAGAACTTGCCCGATCATACGCCCTCATCATCGCCTCCCTCACCCTATCTATTGCGCTTTCACCATCTCAGATCATCTCTCATTTCAGTACTCTTATGTCTTTTTTTCGAAGGGGCATCCGGTCTTCTACCACCTCGAATATCACCGGAGGCGCCTTTCACGGATAAGCATGCTTTTTCATGACCTCCAGATCATGGGCCGGCAGGATCACACCTTTCATCGCCGATAGCCTCTTGAAACTCTCATATAATTCATCCAGACTCACGTAAATCCCGGTTGGCCAGAACGGCTCGCCATCCGGCACGGCCATGTTCTCGAAATGCGGTATCGTATCGCCGGGCAGAATGTAGAGACCCTCGGATGTTTCAACGAGCACCGATTGGCTCCCCGGTGAGTGACCGGGCGTGGAGATGACTTTCACGCCCTCATCAATGTCTGCGTCTCCATTGAGCGCATCGAAACTCCTCTCCGAAAGCTCCACACGATAAGCCTCTCTATGCACGCGCAAAGGACTTCTCCAATAGTCTAATTCTCTGGTCTGAACCAGGAACCGGGCCTTTTTAAAGAATACATTTCCCGAACAGTGATCTATGTGAAGATGGGTATTCACAACGGTCGTAATCTCTTCAAACGAGGTATTTAGACGGGCGAGTTCGGCTGATAGCGTCTGGTCGGGCGTCTGATCGAAATACCGCGAGAACTCTCTCGTGGGGGTCAAGCCTGATGCCCCTGTGTCGACAAGAATATTCTTGCGACCTTTTTTGAGAAGAAACGCCAGGATACCACCCTTCATCTTGACGCCCACATCCCTGTTCAAAAGCCCTTGAGACCTGTCGACCTCGGCGGTCGCCAAAAGAAGCGGAAAGATTGTCCAGCCCTTATTTCCCATTCATCTTCTCCTGTCCAACTTTTCTTGACCTCATAAAGAGCTCCAATTCACCCGAGCTGACGCATGATCTTTCCCACATCCTCTGCGTGCTCGAGGTCATCTATCTGTCTTATCAGGCTCTCGACCTTCTTTTTTGTCACGGCTTTTCTGCCGTGGGCAAGACAGTCCCTGAATTTGTCGCACATCTCCTTTGTGGTCATGGGGTTCTCCGGTGTGCCCTTCCGGTCGTCCATCCGGCGCGCATATCGATTGCCGCCCTTCACCTGTATTTCCACGATTGAGGGCTCAACTTCTCTGCGGGTAAGCTCTGGAAGAATTATGGGATGTACCTTCTGAGCCAAATCGAGCACCGCAGGGTCTTTTATGGCATCCGGGGTAAAATCCCCTATGCCCACGCTCCCTCTCAGCGCGGCAACTGCCACCGTGTATGGAATGCTGAACTGCGCATCGGGCACCACCGGCGGACGGCGCTTCCTTTCCAGAGGCTCGAAAAGGTCTCCGGCGTTCTTGCCCGTAGACACGTAAATCGCTTCGATATCATCCGGTTTGATCGCATGCTCTCTCATGAGTGTCACTGTAGAGAATATGGGCCCGTGGGTGTAGCCGCAGCTGGGATACGCCTTGAAGCCCATATTTTGCACCTCAAATCTTTTGCCCAAATCGGCGGTTAAGAGGTGAGGATCGAATTGACCATGAATATAGTTATTGTATATGCCCCACTCTCCCTCCAGGCAGTTATGTGGCCCGGTAATACCTCTCTCTGCAACAAGCGCCGAAAAGACGCCCGCCCTGGCGGCAAAGCCAAGCTGCATCCTTTTCGTGAGTACGGCATCGGCGATCGATTGGAAGCTGCCTGCAGTTTGACTGTAAACAACACCCAAGGCATTGACCATTCTCGACGCATCAAGGCCGAGTATTTTCCCTGCCGCTGCGGCAGCGCCAAAATATCCGAATATGGAGCTATAAACCCAGCCGCTCACTCTGAGGTTGGTTTTCGCCGCGAGCGCCATTCTACACATGAGATCAATGCCGCTAGCTACAGCCGTGATGAACTCTCTTCCGTTCACGTTACCTTTGCGTTGCGCCACCGCAAAGGCCGCAGGCACAACCGAGCCGGCGGCGTGCACCATGGCTTTATCGTGTCCATCGTCATAGTCGAGCGCGTGGGCCATCATGCCGTTAGCGAGTGCAGCCACATGAGAGGGCACCATGCAACCGA
This region includes:
- a CDS encoding N-acyl homoserine lactonase family protein — encoded protein: MGNKGWTIFPLLLATAEVDRSQGLLNRDVGVKMKGGILAFLLKKGRKNILVDTGASGLTPTREFSRYFDQTPDQTLSAELARLNTSFEEITTVVNTHLHIDHCSGNVFFKKARFLVQTRELDYWRSPLRVHREAYRVELSERSFDALNGDADIDEGVKVISTPGHSPGSQSVLVETSEGLYILPGDTIPHFENMAVPDGEPFWPTGIYVSLDELYESFKRLSAMKGVILPAHDLEVMKKHAYP
- a CDS encoding tripartite tricarboxylate transporter TctB family protein, giving the protein MMRAYDRASSIFWFFFSMIVFVQSFRMGVGTLSNPGMGFMACCASGVMAFLSLILLKQSFAKRKEQEEIARPFAGLLLGRVVGVVVAVILYIIFLASLGYLIGTFLLMAALLVIVGRYRWWLLILFPALSSLVSYYVFAKLFQCPFPAGMFSF
- a CDS encoding tripartite tricarboxylate transporter permease — translated: MGFFHNFLMGFGVACTPANLFFCFVGVVAGTLVGVLPGIGPTAAIALLLPVTFAVTPTSSIIMLAGILYGAMYGGSTTSILVNIPGESASIVTCIDGYQMARKGRAGPALAIAAWGSFIAGTLSVVFLMLIAEPLAKIALRFSFPEYFSLMVAGLMTVTYMARFSIVKALMMATLGILIGNVGLDMISGLPRFTFGINELSDGVGVIPLIMGVFGLCEVLENLEKELSTRVTYKTKLRNLWPTVKDWADSKWAIIRGTLIGFLIGILPGGSGTITTFLSYTMEKKLSKHPEEFGRGAIEGVAGPESANNASCGGGLVPLMSLGIPPNATMALLFAALVIHGISPGPTFIAEHPDIFWGLIASMYVGNVMLLVLNLPMIGIWVQVLKIPYHLLFPLIVLFCVIGTFSVAGSIFDLKLMLIFGVLGYLMRKFRYEGAPLILAYVLGPLMEQALRQSLLLSGGSFTIFFTRPISAVTLGIALFLLLSTIFPKIRKRRDTLAELEEEE
- a CDS encoding desulfoferrodoxin, with the protein product MTQLGKRYKCEVCGTEALCTKPADGTLTCCNQEMKIQEPKPIPSSD
- a CDS encoding tripartite tricarboxylate transporter substrate binding protein, translated to MDLSATRARIFIAAFGIVMIMIAAPMGLMAQEYPTKPINLTVCIAVGGTVDLSTRILATKAEKFLGQPIMVTNNGGGAGAVAMDLLTKAKPDGYQIASCPQTPLVEIPHVRKLSYKLDDVVPVMQFAEPYGGLVVQTESPFKSFKDLVEYGRKNPGKVTYSTSGTLTPWHLAMMYVGKQENIQWTAIPVPGGDPNMPLLGGHVTAFTAASSWKRYTDQGKFRLLVVYSDKRMNAFPNVPTLKELGYDFVVETNYAIYAPAATPAPILKKLDDAFRKAMDDPEFIDYMKKAELPIVYKNSADTKKALDQMNKRFEKVVVTLKIPKEQ
- a CDS encoding MmgE/PrpD family protein, giving the protein MDVVFTLADNLVNTGYEALTPESIDMTKKDIMDVLGVAAAGANALGVAEVAGLIKEWGGKKESTVIGFGCMVPSHVAALANGMMAHALDYDDGHDKAMVHAAGSVVPAAFAVAQRKGNVNGREFITAVASGIDLMCRMALAAKTNLRVSGWVYSSIFGYFGAAAAAGKILGLDASRMVNALGVVYSQTAGSFQSIADAVLTKRMQLGFAARAGVFSALVAERGITGPHNCLEGEWGIYNNYIHGQFDPHLLTADLGKRFEVQNMGFKAYPSCGYTHGPIFSTVTLMREHAIKPDDIEAIYVSTGKNAGDLFEPLERKRRPPVVPDAQFSIPYTVAVAALRGSVGIGDFTPDAIKDPAVLDLAQKVHPIILPELTRREVEPSIVEIQVKGGNRYARRMDDRKGTPENPMTTKEMCDKFRDCLAHGRKAVTKKKVESLIRQIDDLEHAEDVGKIMRQLG